The following proteins are encoded in a genomic region of Rubrobacter xylanophilus DSM 9941:
- the rfaE2 gene encoding D-glycero-beta-D-manno-heptose 1-phosphate adenylyltransferase, whose amino-acid sequence MSRLVVVGDALLDRDVTGRATRLCPDAPVPVVEEEERRSRPGGAALAAALAAADGQEVCLICALGRDGAGEELSDLLACAGVEVVDLGLCGPTPEKIRILASGRPLLRLDREGPARPGRPGGEVEAALEAASAVLVSDYGRGVAAALRGHLVRAAARSPLLWDPHPRGSGPVPGAFLATPNAEEAALFAPGVPGGGRAAAGRRARLLLERWRAAGVAVTLGPEGAVLAGEGGSCAVPAPRAAGGDPCGAGDRFASRAASLAAAGASAREAVEGAVRAASAFVAGGGAHAFRPGAPRPPAEGRTAAEELARRVRERGGTVVATGGCFDLLHAGHVRMLEAARSLGDCLVVCLNSDASVRRLKGEDRPLVPQEERATVLRALGCVDEVLLFEEDTPEEALERLRPHIFAKGGDYELSELPEARVLARWGGEAVILPYVEGRSTSRLIREAASRAESG is encoded by the coding sequence GTGAGCCGGCTGGTGGTGGTCGGCGACGCGCTGCTCGACCGGGACGTAACCGGCCGGGCGACCCGGCTGTGCCCGGACGCCCCGGTCCCGGTGGTCGAGGAGGAGGAGCGGCGCTCCCGCCCCGGCGGCGCCGCGCTGGCCGCCGCGCTCGCCGCCGCCGACGGACAGGAGGTCTGCCTGATCTGCGCGCTGGGCCGGGATGGGGCGGGCGAGGAGCTGTCCGACCTCCTGGCCTGCGCGGGGGTGGAGGTCGTGGACCTGGGCCTCTGTGGCCCCACGCCGGAGAAGATCAGGATCCTGGCCTCCGGCCGCCCCCTGCTGCGCCTGGACCGGGAGGGCCCGGCGCGCCCCGGCCGGCCCGGCGGGGAGGTGGAGGCCGCGCTGGAGGCCGCCTCCGCCGTGCTGGTCTCGGACTACGGGCGGGGGGTCGCGGCGGCCCTCCGGGGGCACCTCGTGCGGGCCGCCGCCCGGTCGCCCCTGCTCTGGGACCCGCACCCGCGCGGCTCGGGGCCGGTGCCCGGGGCCTTCCTGGCCACCCCAAACGCCGAAGAGGCGGCCCTGTTCGCCCCCGGCGTGCCCGGCGGGGGCCGCGCCGCGGCCGGCCGGCGGGCCCGGCTGCTGCTCGAGCGCTGGCGGGCGGCGGGCGTGGCGGTGACCCTCGGCCCGGAGGGGGCGGTCCTCGCCGGGGAGGGAGGCTCCTGCGCCGTCCCCGCCCCCCGCGCCGCGGGCGGGGACCCCTGCGGGGCCGGGGACCGCTTCGCCTCCCGGGCGGCCTCCCTCGCCGCCGCCGGGGCCTCCGCCCGGGAGGCGGTCGAGGGGGCGGTGCGGGCCGCCTCGGCGTTCGTGGCCGGGGGCGGGGCCCACGCCTTCCGCCCCGGGGCCCCGCGGCCGCCCGCAGAGGGCCGGACGGCCGCCGAGGAGCTCGCCCGCCGGGTGCGCGAGCGGGGTGGCACCGTCGTGGCGACGGGCGGGTGCTTCGACCTGCTGCACGCCGGGCACGTGCGGATGCTGGAGGCGGCCCGGTCCCTCGGCGACTGCCTCGTCGTCTGCCTGAACTCCGACGCCTCCGTGCGCCGCCTGAAGGGCGAGGACCGCCCGCTGGTCCCGCAGGAGGAGCGGGCCACCGTGCTGCGGGCCCTGGGCTGCGTGGACGAGGTGCTCCTCTTCGAGGAGGACACCCCGGAGGAGGCCCTCGAGCGCCTCAGGCCGCACATCTTCGCCAAGGGCGGCGACTACGAGCTCTCGGAGCTGCCGGAGGCCAGGGTTCTGGCCCGCTGGGGAGGGGAGGCGGTGATCCTGCCGTACGTCGAGGGGCGCTCGACGAGCCGCCTGATCCGGGAGGCCGCGAGCCGGGCGGAGAGCGGCTGA
- a CDS encoding glycosyltransferase family 9 protein has protein sequence MPPAAGGRPLLVALRALGLGDLLTAVPALRALRERFPEHRPVLAAPAPLAPLARLAAGFEVADTAPLAPLPQALHGADVAVNLHGRGPQSHRALLAARPRRALWFASPEVPESAGGPRWREEEHEVRRWCRLLAHYGLPADPRRLDLPAPRLPAPPGARGATLIHPGAASPARRWPPERWAAVARSEAASGRPVLVTGGPGEEALARRVASLAGLPPGSVLAGRTDLLQLAALVAAAGRVACGDTGVAHLATALFTPSVVLFGPTPPSRWGPPPERRLHRVLWAGTTGDPHGSSPDPGLLRIGVEEVLEALSDLPAAEPSVVRRVQPSGQFPRRGAKTG, from the coding sequence GTGCCCCCCGCCGCGGGCGGAAGGCCCCTGCTGGTCGCGCTCCGGGCGCTGGGGCTCGGGGACCTGCTGACGGCGGTCCCCGCGCTGCGGGCGCTGCGGGAGCGCTTCCCCGAGCACCGCCCCGTCCTCGCCGCCCCGGCGCCGCTCGCCCCGCTCGCCCGTCTCGCGGCGGGCTTCGAGGTGGCCGACACGGCGCCGCTCGCCCCGCTGCCGCAAGCCCTGCACGGGGCCGACGTGGCGGTCAACCTGCACGGCCGGGGCCCGCAGAGCCACCGGGCGCTGCTCGCGGCCCGCCCCCGCCGGGCGCTCTGGTTCGCCAGCCCCGAGGTGCCCGAGAGCGCGGGCGGCCCCCGCTGGCGGGAGGAGGAGCACGAGGTGCGGCGCTGGTGCCGCCTGCTCGCCCACTACGGCCTCCCGGCGGACCCGCGGCGGCTGGACCTCCCCGCCCCGCGCCTCCCCGCCCCCCCGGGGGCCCGCGGCGCGACCCTCATCCACCCCGGGGCGGCCAGCCCCGCCCGCCGCTGGCCGCCCGAGAGGTGGGCGGCCGTCGCCCGCTCGGAGGCCGCCTCGGGGAGGCCGGTGCTCGTCACCGGCGGGCCCGGCGAGGAGGCCCTCGCCCGCCGGGTCGCCTCCCTGGCCGGGCTGCCCCCCGGGAGCGTGCTCGCCGGGCGCACCGACCTCCTGCAGCTCGCCGCGCTCGTCGCCGCCGCGGGCCGGGTGGCCTGCGGGGACACCGGCGTCGCCCACCTGGCCACCGCGCTCTTCACCCCCTCCGTGGTGCTCTTCGGCCCCACCCCGCCGTCGCGCTGGGGCCCTCCCCCCGAAAGGCGCCTGCACCGGGTGCTGTGGGCGGGCACGACCGGCGACCCTCACGGCAGCAGCCCGGACCCCGGGCTGCTGCGGATAGGGGTGGAGGAGGTGCTGGAGGCGCTGTCCGACCTCCCCGCGGCCGAACCCTCCGTTGTACGGAGGGTGCAACCTTCGGGCCAATTCCCGCGCCGCGGCGCAAAAACCGGTTAG
- a CDS encoding alpha-xylosidase: MGEQSVGLQNQPVDVSGEFGRQENHFFVADSAVSLDAASGEGSILWRGMALRQRVSYHQLTLQLEDYRVWEDVPPGEYEEDQSLPFWVSPVAPGTLRLRIAARPASGTPPPSPMLVSEPRGRDPSWEAEDLGDRVVWRGPRGSLALRRSPLGFEFRDASGRLLTRTNHLSDSRAVVNTLQTPLCFVRNASNLHRHLAASLALAPGERLYGGGESFTRLDKRGQRLVLWAYDAYSAQTPRMYKPVPFLLSSRGYALFVHTSAPLTLDVGRSYDAANVVYLGDDVLDLFFFFGSPREVLSSYTELTGRSPLPPLWSFGLWMGRESYRSEGEVREVARRLRQSGVPCDVLHLDTGWTEKPFHNDFRFSPTRFPEPERMISELGEDGFRLSLWQFPYLHPNDALHKEAVDRGYAVLSANGKPPVDDAVIDLSNPEAARWYGGLLSRLLRAGVAAFTADFGEAAPLSGLYHTRQGGFHEHNLYPLRYNAAVAAATREATGESVQWARSAWAGSQRYPLHWGGDPEPTYSAMAATLRAGLSLGLCGFSFWGHFIGGFSAPSPPELYLRWLAFGALCSHTRCHGHPPTEPWEYGEGFIEEFRRIVELRYALLPYVYAQAALCAGRGHPMVRPLFFSHPQDRTSWLVEDEYLFGEDLLVAPLFSEAREREVYLPPGVWVSYFSGEAREGGRWHDLSAAEGVPAVILARDGTAIPRAAPAQHTGLVDWAGLELAVFAAEAETAEGHVLLPGGEEPVRLRLKLREGEPRLAEDPLGGAVAWRITRTGT, translated from the coding sequence GTGGGCGAGCAGAGCGTCGGGCTCCAGAACCAGCCGGTAGACGTAAGCGGGGAGTTCGGCCGCCAGGAGAACCACTTCTTCGTCGCCGACAGCGCCGTCTCCCTCGACGCCGCCTCGGGCGAGGGGAGCATCCTGTGGCGGGGCATGGCGCTCCGGCAGCGGGTCTCCTACCACCAGCTCACCCTGCAGCTCGAGGACTACCGGGTGTGGGAGGACGTCCCGCCGGGCGAGTACGAGGAGGACCAGTCCCTCCCCTTCTGGGTCTCCCCGGTCGCCCCCGGGACGCTGCGGCTCAGGATAGCGGCCCGCCCGGCCTCCGGCACCCCTCCCCCCTCCCCCATGCTCGTCTCGGAGCCTCGGGGGCGGGACCCCTCGTGGGAGGCGGAGGACCTCGGGGACCGGGTCGTGTGGCGCGGGCCGCGGGGCTCGCTGGCCCTGCGGCGCAGCCCGCTCGGGTTCGAGTTCCGCGACGCCTCCGGCAGGCTCCTCACCCGCACCAACCACCTCTCGGACTCCAGGGCGGTCGTCAACACCCTGCAGACCCCGCTGTGCTTCGTGCGCAACGCCTCCAACCTGCACCGGCACCTCGCCGCCAGCCTCGCGCTCGCGCCGGGCGAGCGGCTCTACGGCGGCGGCGAGTCCTTCACCCGCCTCGACAAGCGCGGCCAGCGCCTCGTCCTGTGGGCCTACGACGCCTACAGCGCCCAGACGCCCCGGATGTACAAGCCCGTCCCCTTCCTGCTCAGCAGCCGGGGCTACGCCCTCTTCGTCCACACCAGCGCGCCCCTCACCCTGGACGTCGGGCGCTCCTACGACGCGGCCAACGTCGTCTATCTGGGCGACGACGTGCTGGACCTGTTCTTCTTCTTCGGCTCCCCGCGGGAGGTGCTCTCCTCCTACACCGAACTCACCGGCCGCAGCCCGCTGCCCCCGCTGTGGTCGTTCGGGCTGTGGATGGGGCGCGAGAGCTACCGCTCGGAGGGGGAGGTGCGCGAGGTGGCCCGGAGGCTGAGGCAGAGCGGGGTGCCCTGCGACGTGCTCCACCTGGACACCGGCTGGACCGAGAAGCCCTTCCACAACGACTTCCGGTTCTCCCCCACCCGCTTCCCCGAGCCCGAACGCATGATCTCGGAGCTCGGGGAGGACGGGTTCCGGCTGAGCCTGTGGCAGTTCCCCTACCTCCACCCCAACGACGCCCTGCACAAGGAGGCGGTGGACCGCGGCTACGCGGTGCTCTCCGCAAACGGCAAGCCGCCGGTGGACGACGCGGTGATAGACCTCTCCAACCCGGAGGCCGCCCGGTGGTACGGGGGCCTGCTCTCCCGGCTCCTCCGCGCGGGCGTGGCGGCCTTCACCGCGGACTTCGGCGAGGCCGCCCCTCTCTCGGGGCTCTACCACACCAGGCAGGGGGGCTTCCACGAGCACAACCTCTACCCGCTGCGCTACAACGCGGCGGTCGCCGCGGCGACCCGGGAGGCCACCGGGGAGAGCGTGCAGTGGGCCCGCAGCGCGTGGGCCGGCAGCCAGCGCTACCCGCTCCACTGGGGCGGCGACCCGGAGCCGACCTACAGCGCCATGGCGGCGACGCTGCGCGCCGGGCTCTCCCTGGGTCTGTGCGGCTTCTCCTTCTGGGGGCACTTTATCGGGGGGTTCTCGGCCCCCAGCCCGCCGGAGCTCTACCTGCGGTGGCTGGCCTTCGGGGCGCTCTGCTCCCACACCCGCTGCCACGGCCACCCGCCCACGGAGCCGTGGGAGTACGGCGAGGGTTTCATCGAGGAGTTCCGCAGGATCGTGGAGCTCCGCTACGCCCTGCTGCCGTACGTCTACGCCCAGGCCGCGCTGTGCGCCGGGAGGGGGCACCCGATGGTGCGCCCCCTCTTCTTCTCCCACCCGCAGGACAGAACCTCGTGGCTGGTGGAGGACGAGTACCTCTTCGGGGAGGACCTCCTGGTGGCCCCCCTGTTCTCCGAGGCCCGGGAGCGGGAGGTCTACCTCCCGCCGGGGGTGTGGGTCTCGTACTTCTCCGGCGAGGCGCGCGAGGGCGGGAGGTGGCACGATCTTTCGGCCGCCGAGGGGGTGCCCGCCGTGATCCTGGCGCGCGACGGGACGGCCATCCCGCGCGCGGCCCCGGCGCAGCACACCGGCCTCGTAGACTGGGCCGGCCTGGAGCTCGCGGTCTTCGCGGCGGAGGCGGAGACCGCGGAGGGGCACGTGCTGCTCCCCGGCGGGGAGGAGCCCGTCCGGCTGCGCCTAAAGCTGCGGGAGGGGGAGCCGAGGCTCGCCGAGGACCCGCTCGGGGGGGCGGTGGCCTGGAGGATCACCCGCACAGGAACCTGA
- a CDS encoding sensor histidine kinase → MREAQRRSGAPSSGEGSLPRRAARVLEERAEEIVRDYERRLERAQSLLLGGGEPSRAGLREQARGLLRLAAEELRGREGPGRRVEEEISHNREAAREPLSHPPDESFRAGLELSKAALERVMEELDLSGEPPGEVLRLSLGVQEAIMDHTARAAMVSYVDYLLAKLTEVQAEERRRLSRELHDRLAHSMALVAQSLELHEALAASDPAAARQRLRRAAEAARRSVEAARHLARELRGSEASQGLETALRNLLEATVPPEVRTKLSFAGDEGHMPDHVRDQLYMILREGIRNAVAHSGTEVLVLEVEVGPEEVRAAVTDHGRGFDASSGAEGVGLSSMRERAQLLRGDFRLLATPGEGTRVEVRIPLGRK, encoded by the coding sequence ATGAGAGAAGCCCAGAGGAGAAGCGGAGCGCCCTCCTCCGGCGAAGGGTCCCTTCCGCGCCGGGCCGCCCGGGTGCTGGAGGAGCGGGCGGAGGAGATAGTCCGGGACTACGAGCGGCGCCTGGAGCGGGCGCAGAGCCTGCTCCTCGGCGGCGGGGAACCCTCCCGCGCCGGGCTGAGGGAGCAGGCCCGCGGGCTCCTGCGGCTCGCCGCGGAGGAGCTGCGCGGCCGGGAGGGCCCGGGGCGCCGGGTGGAGGAGGAGATCTCCCACAACCGGGAGGCGGCCCGCGAGCCCCTCTCCCACCCGCCGGACGAGTCCTTCCGGGCGGGCCTCGAGCTCTCCAAGGCCGCGCTGGAGAGGGTGATGGAGGAGCTGGACCTCTCGGGGGAGCCCCCCGGGGAGGTGCTGCGGCTCTCCCTGGGGGTGCAGGAGGCCATCATGGACCACACCGCCCGGGCGGCCATGGTCTCCTACGTGGACTACCTGCTCGCCAAGCTCACCGAGGTGCAGGCCGAGGAGCGCCGGCGGCTCTCGCGCGAGCTGCACGACCGGCTGGCGCACTCCATGGCGCTCGTCGCCCAGAGCCTCGAGCTGCACGAGGCCCTCGCCGCCTCCGACCCCGCCGCGGCCCGGCAGAGGCTGCGGCGGGCCGCGGAGGCCGCCCGCCGCTCGGTGGAGGCCGCCCGCCACCTCGCCCGGGAGCTGCGCGGCTCCGAGGCCAGCCAGGGGCTGGAGACCGCCCTGCGGAACCTGCTGGAGGCCACCGTCCCCCCGGAGGTGAGGACCAAGCTCTCCTTCGCCGGCGACGAGGGGCACATGCCCGACCACGTGCGGGACCAGCTGTACATGATCCTGCGCGAGGGCATCCGGAACGCCGTGGCCCACTCCGGCACCGAGGTGCTCGTGCTGGAGGTCGAGGTCGGCCCGGAGGAGGTGCGGGCGGCCGTGACGGACCACGGCCGGGGCTTCGACGCCTCCTCGGGGGCGGAGGGGGTGGGGCTCTCCTCCATGCGCGAGCGGGCGCAGCTCTTGCGGGGGGACTTCCGGCTCCTCGCCACGCCGGGGGAGGGGACCCGGGTGGAGGTGCGCATCCCGCTCGGAAGAAAGTAG
- a CDS encoding SDR family oxidoreductase, with translation MPEDRLDFDLGGRVALVTGAASGLGAAIARTLAAHGARVACADIDENGARITAEETGGRPLLMDVADPASVEAGVRSLAEGEGRIDILVNNAGVDYIRSAVEMSLEEWDRVQHTNLRGPWLLSRAVFPHMARRGSGQILNVSSTASKKGWANATAYCSSKHGVMGLTQALQAEGKEHGIKVMALVAGGMQTNFFRTLDPPPDPATLQPPENVARAALFMLCQPEESIVHELIITPVTETSYP, from the coding sequence ATGCCGGAGGACAGGTTGGACTTCGACCTTGGGGGAAGGGTGGCCCTGGTGACCGGGGCGGCGAGCGGCCTGGGGGCGGCGATCGCCAGGACGCTCGCCGCCCACGGCGCCCGGGTGGCCTGCGCGGATATAGACGAGAACGGCGCGCGGATCACCGCGGAGGAGACGGGCGGGCGCCCGCTCCTCATGGACGTGGCGGACCCCGCCTCGGTGGAGGCGGGGGTGCGCTCCCTCGCGGAGGGGGAGGGGCGCATAGACATCCTCGTCAACAACGCGGGCGTGGACTACATACGCTCCGCGGTGGAGATGAGCCTCGAGGAGTGGGACAGGGTCCAGCACACCAACCTGCGGGGCCCCTGGCTGCTCTCGCGGGCCGTCTTCCCCCACATGGCCCGGCGGGGCTCCGGGCAGATCCTCAACGTCTCCTCCACCGCCTCCAAAAAGGGCTGGGCCAACGCCACCGCCTACTGCTCCTCCAAGCACGGCGTCATGGGCCTCACCCAGGCACTGCAGGCCGAGGGCAAGGAGCACGGCATAAAGGTCATGGCCCTCGTGGCGGGGGGGATGCAAACCAACTTCTTCAGGACGCTGGACCCGCCGCCGGACCCGGCCACCCTCCAGCCGCCGGAGAACGTGGCGCGGGCGGCCCTCTTCATGCTCTGCCAGCCCGAGGAGAGCATCGTGCACGAGCTGATCATCACCCCCGTCACGGAGACCTCCTACCCGTAG
- a CDS encoding glycosyltransferase — translation MNVFLWHVHGAWTTSFVHGRHRYLVPVLPERGPDGLGRARTYRWPENAVEVTPEQAAGAEVDVVVLQRPRELLGGLAERWLGGRRPGRDIPAVYVEHNAPQGRINEMRHPAADRPDLLLVHVTHFNALFWDSGSTPTRVVEHGVVDPGYRYTGELARAAVVINEARRRWRVTGTDLLGRLGARVPLDLFGIDASSLGGIEDLPQARLHAEMARRRVYLHPIRWTSLGLSLLEAMHLGMPVVALATTEVPRAVPPEAGVVSTRPEALEEALARFVRDPEAAREAGLEAREFARRRYGLERFLEDWDLILTEVAACA, via the coding sequence GTGAACGTCTTTCTCTGGCACGTCCACGGGGCCTGGACCACCTCCTTCGTCCACGGGCGGCACCGCTACCTCGTCCCCGTGCTGCCGGAGCGGGGGCCGGACGGGCTGGGGCGGGCGCGCACCTACCGCTGGCCGGAGAACGCCGTCGAGGTCACGCCGGAGCAGGCCGCCGGCGCCGAGGTGGACGTGGTCGTCCTCCAGCGCCCCAGGGAGCTGCTCGGGGGGCTCGCCGAGAGGTGGCTCGGGGGGCGCAGGCCCGGACGGGACATCCCGGCCGTCTACGTCGAGCACAACGCCCCGCAGGGGCGCATAAACGAGATGCGCCACCCGGCCGCCGACCGGCCGGACCTCCTCCTGGTGCACGTCACCCACTTCAACGCCCTCTTCTGGGACTCGGGCTCCACCCCCACCCGGGTGGTGGAGCACGGGGTCGTGGACCCCGGCTACCGCTACACCGGCGAGCTGGCCCGGGCCGCGGTGGTCATAAACGAGGCCCGCAGGCGCTGGCGGGTCACCGGGACCGACCTGCTGGGGAGGCTGGGGGCCAGGGTCCCGCTCGACCTCTTCGGCATCGACGCCTCCTCCCTCGGGGGGATAGAGGATCTCCCGCAGGCGCGGCTGCACGCCGAGATGGCCCGGCGGCGGGTCTATTTGCACCCGATCCGCTGGACCTCGCTGGGGCTCTCGCTGCTGGAGGCGATGCACCTCGGGATGCCCGTGGTCGCCCTGGCCACCACCGAGGTGCCGCGGGCCGTCCCGCCGGAGGCGGGCGTGGTCTCGACGCGCCCCGAGGCGCTGGAGGAGGCGCTGGCGCGCTTCGTGCGCGACCCGGAGGCGGCCCGGGAGGCGGGGCTTGAGGCCCGCGAGTTCGCCCGCAGGCGCTACGGGCTCGAGAGGTTTCTGGAGGACTGGGACCTGATACTCACGGAGGTGGCAGCATGCGCATAG
- a CDS encoding glycosyltransferase, translated as MRIAMVSEHASPLAALGGVDAGGQNVHVAALSRELGRRGADVVVYTRREDPAAPRRVRLAPRVFVEHVDAGPPEPVPKDSLLPYMDAFAARLRRAWERWRPDVVHAHFWMSGRASLAAAGPLGLPVVQTFHALGVVKKRHQGPKDTSPPGRIEEEREIIRRADHIVATCSDEVFELRRLGAEPGRVSVVPCGVDLGRFAPAGPSEERHPALRRLVIVSRLVERKGIGNAICALARLPDAELVVAGGPPASELASDPEARRFGALARRLGVEGRVRLLGRVDHARVPALLRSADVAVCVPWYEPFGIVPLEAMACGVPVVASAVGGLVDSVVHGETGLLVPPRDPEELARALRSLLADPERRRAFGEAGVRRARSRYGWPRIAAQTLEVYRGLSGGAGAARGGAAR; from the coding sequence ATGCGCATAGCGATGGTCTCCGAGCACGCGAGCCCGCTCGCCGCGCTGGGCGGCGTCGACGCCGGAGGGCAGAACGTGCACGTGGCGGCGCTCAGCAGGGAGCTGGGGCGCCGCGGGGCGGACGTGGTGGTCTACACCCGCCGGGAGGACCCCGCGGCGCCCCGCCGGGTGCGCCTCGCGCCGCGGGTCTTCGTGGAGCACGTGGACGCGGGCCCGCCGGAGCCGGTGCCCAAGGATAGCCTCCTGCCCTACATGGACGCCTTCGCCGCCCGGCTCCGGCGGGCCTGGGAGCGGTGGCGCCCGGACGTGGTGCACGCCCACTTCTGGATGTCCGGCCGGGCCTCCCTGGCCGCCGCGGGGCCCCTCGGGCTGCCCGTGGTGCAGACCTTCCACGCCCTCGGGGTGGTCAAGAAGCGCCACCAGGGCCCCAAGGACACCAGCCCCCCCGGGCGCATCGAGGAGGAGCGCGAGATCATCCGCCGCGCCGACCACATCGTGGCCACCTGCAGCGACGAGGTCTTCGAGCTCCGGCGCCTCGGGGCCGAGCCCGGGAGGGTCTCGGTCGTCCCCTGCGGCGTCGACCTCGGCCGCTTCGCCCCCGCCGGGCCCTCCGAGGAGCGACATCCCGCCCTCCGGCGCCTCGTGATCGTCAGCCGGCTCGTGGAGCGCAAGGGCATAGGCAACGCCATCTGCGCCCTGGCGCGGCTTCCGGACGCCGAGCTGGTCGTGGCCGGCGGCCCGCCGGCCTCCGAGCTCGCCTCCGACCCGGAGGCCCGGAGGTTCGGGGCCCTCGCCCGCAGGCTGGGGGTAGAGGGGCGGGTGCGGCTGCTCGGGAGGGTGGACCACGCCAGGGTGCCCGCCCTGCTCCGCTCGGCGGACGTCGCCGTGTGCGTGCCGTGGTACGAGCCCTTCGGGATAGTCCCGCTGGAGGCGATGGCCTGCGGGGTGCCGGTGGTGGCCTCGGCCGTCGGGGGGCTGGTGGACTCGGTGGTGCACGGGGAGACCGGCCTCCTGGTGCCCCCGCGCGACCCGGAGGAGCTGGCGCGGGCGCTCCGCTCCCTGCTGGCGGACCCGGAGAGGCGCAGGGCCTTCGGCGAGGCCGGGGTCCGCCGGGCCCGCTCCCGGTACGGCTGGCCCCGGATAGCGGCGCAGACCCTGGAGGTCTACCGGGGGCTCTCGGGCGGCGCGGGGGCCGCCCGCGGGGGGGCGGCGCGATGA
- a CDS encoding D-sedoheptulose-7-phosphate isomerase, protein MRATLPPTGREHLAALARALSSFEAEVWRLESWGRRLAGVLMGGGRLLAAGNGGSAALAQHLTGELVGRYLEDRQAFSALALHAEGPGLTAIANDYGPEEAFARQVRAHGRPGDVLVALSTSGRSPNVLAAAEAARAGGMAAWALTGPAPNPLAELCDEALCVEAAATATIQEVHQVAIHILCSALDREAAR, encoded by the coding sequence ATGAGGGCCACCCTCCCGCCCACCGGCAGGGAGCACCTCGCGGCCCTCGCGCGGGCCCTCTCCTCCTTCGAGGCGGAGGTGTGGCGGCTGGAGTCGTGGGGCCGGCGCCTCGCCGGGGTGCTCATGGGCGGCGGGCGGCTGCTCGCGGCCGGCAACGGCGGCAGCGCGGCCCTCGCCCAGCACCTCACCGGCGAGCTGGTGGGGCGCTACCTGGAGGACCGGCAGGCCTTCTCCGCCCTCGCGCTGCACGCTGAGGGGCCGGGCCTCACCGCCATAGCCAACGACTACGGTCCGGAGGAGGCCTTCGCCCGGCAGGTGCGGGCCCACGGGCGCCCCGGGGACGTGCTGGTGGCCCTCTCCACCTCCGGCCGGAGCCCCAACGTGCTAGCCGCGGCGGAGGCCGCGCGGGCGGGCGGCATGGCCGCGTGGGCCCTCACCGGCCCGGCCCCGAACCCGCTGGCCGAGCTCTGCGACGAGGCGCTGTGCGTGGAGGCCGCGGCGACGGCGACCATCCAGGAGGTGCACCAGGTGGCGATCCACATCCTCTGCTCCGCCCTCGACCGGGAGGCGGCCCGGTGA
- a CDS encoding response regulator transcription factor: MERQGKIRVVLADDHTMFRQGLKEMLLTGGDIEVVGEAEDGRAALEEIRRHKPDVAILDVEMPEMDAREVMVRLPEASPHTRAVIVTVFAEARLARELVRLGARAYVTKNATLQELLAAVRSAARAAGGDNVLLAVPRGLIEGSGGPEGCELSERELEILLLVARGLSNRQVASELHLAEATVKRHLANVYAKLNVGSRGEAVRKALSKGWFTSRDVTRP; the protein is encoded by the coding sequence GTGGAGCGGCAGGGGAAGATAAGGGTCGTCCTCGCCGACGACCACACCATGTTCCGCCAGGGGCTCAAGGAGATGCTCCTCACCGGCGGGGACATCGAGGTCGTGGGGGAGGCCGAGGACGGGCGGGCGGCGCTCGAGGAGATCCGGCGCCACAAGCCCGACGTGGCCATCCTGGACGTGGAGATGCCGGAGATGGACGCGCGGGAGGTGATGGTCCGGCTGCCGGAGGCCAGCCCCCACACCCGCGCGGTCATCGTGACCGTCTTCGCCGAGGCCCGGCTCGCCCGCGAGCTGGTGCGCCTCGGGGCCCGCGCCTACGTCACCAAGAACGCCACCCTGCAGGAGCTGCTCGCCGCGGTGCGCTCGGCGGCGCGGGCCGCCGGCGGCGACAACGTCCTCCTGGCGGTCCCCCGCGGCCTGATCGAGGGCTCCGGGGGGCCCGAGGGCTGCGAGCTCTCCGAGCGGGAGCTGGAGATCCTGCTGCTCGTCGCCCGGGGGCTCTCGAACCGGCAGGTGGCGAGCGAGCTGCACCTGGCCGAGGCCACCGTGAAGCGGCATCTGGCCAACGTCTACGCCAAGCTCAACGTGGGGTCGCGCGGGGAGGCGGTGCGGAAGGCGCTCTCGAAGGGCTGGTTCACCTCACGCGACGTCACCCGCCCCTAG
- a CDS encoding DUF421 domain-containing protein, translated as MDAVIRAAAIYIFLLVIFRTTGRRSLAQMTPFDLVLLLIISEATQQGLLGDDFSVTNSFLVVLTLVSLNLLLTALTHRFDAVDRWINDVPLVLIEDGEVLHERLRKARVDPEDVLEAARESQGLERLDQIKYAVLERSGGISIIPRRQDV; from the coding sequence ATGGACGCGGTAATCCGGGCGGCGGCCATCTACATCTTCCTGCTGGTCATCTTCCGGACCACCGGGCGGCGCTCGCTCGCGCAGATGACCCCCTTCGACCTGGTGCTGCTCCTGATCATCTCCGAGGCCACCCAGCAGGGGCTGCTGGGCGACGACTTCTCCGTCACCAACTCCTTCCTCGTCGTCCTCACGCTCGTCAGCCTCAACCTCCTGCTCACCGCCCTCACCCACCGCTTCGACGCGGTGGACCGCTGGATCAACGACGTCCCCCTCGTGCTCATAGAGGACGGCGAGGTGCTGCACGAGCGGCTCAGAAAGGCCCGGGTGGACCCGGAGGACGTGCTCGAGGCGGCGCGCGAGAGCCAGGGCCTGGAACGTCTCGACCAGATCAAGTACGCCGTCCTGGAGCGCAGCGGGGGCATCTCCATCATCCCGAGGAGGCAGGACGTTTAG